Proteins encoded together in one Catellatospora citrea window:
- a CDS encoding N-terminal phage integrase SAM-like domain-containing protein has product MGAALVVAIGAGAPDTFDTQKAAADWLVEKQAEILRSEWIDPDAGSITLVEYADRWVKDRDLKPRTRVEYERTLRLHVKPQFAERLLNGITPPQIRAWRSDLLAAGVGRPTVNEDLPHSAGHLRHRTRRRPDTAQSLPDQGSRAGHRR; this is encoded by the coding sequence GTGGGTGCCGCACTGGTGGTCGCGATCGGTGCCGGCGCTCCGGACACATTCGACACACAGAAGGCAGCAGCCGACTGGCTCGTTGAGAAGCAGGCGGAGATCCTACGGAGTGAGTGGATCGATCCCGATGCGGGCAGCATCACCCTGGTCGAGTACGCGGACCGGTGGGTCAAGGACCGCGACCTGAAACCGCGGACTCGGGTCGAGTACGAACGGACCCTTCGACTGCACGTCAAGCCCCAGTTCGCAGAGAGGCTGCTGAACGGCATCACTCCCCCGCAGATCCGCGCCTGGCGGTCGGATCTGCTCGCCGCTGGCGTGGGCAGGCCCACTGTAAACGAAGACCTACCGCATTCTGCGGGCCATCTTCGCCACCGCACTAGACGACGACCTGATACCGCGCAATCCCTGCCGGATCAAGGGAGCAGGGCAGGACACCGCCGATGA
- a CDS encoding tyrosine-type recombinase/integrase produces MFAIASAIQSRYRLMVLLATFAQLRFGELIALRRGSINLEEMEVKVQRSTNEMEDGTQYDDDPKSKAGKRVVSLPSALQTDTQAHLDRFVSAERDARLFLGQQGGIPRRSNFNRVWKAALVAAGIPTEIGLHLHDLRHTGGTWSGRGGATLKEIMARLGHASPRAAMIYQHATKDRDQGIAAALDMLIEEARGKIGG; encoded by the coding sequence GTGTTTGCCATCGCGTCGGCGATCCAGTCCCGCTATCGACTGATGGTGCTGCTCGCGACGTTCGCTCAGCTCAGGTTCGGTGAACTGATCGCGCTGCGTCGCGGAAGCATCAACCTGGAGGAGATGGAGGTCAAGGTTCAGCGTTCAACGAACGAGATGGAGGATGGCACACAGTACGACGACGACCCGAAGTCGAAGGCCGGGAAGCGCGTCGTGAGCCTGCCAAGCGCGTTGCAGACTGACACCCAGGCGCACCTAGACCGGTTCGTGTCAGCCGAGCGAGACGCACGACTGTTCCTCGGACAGCAAGGCGGGATTCCGCGTCGCAGCAACTTCAACCGGGTATGGAAGGCGGCCCTCGTTGCGGCTGGCATCCCGACCGAGATCGGTCTTCACCTTCATGACCTGCGCCATACCGGTGGCACGTGGTCGGGCAGGGGCGGAGCAACGCTCAAGGAGATCATGGCGAGGTTGGGGCACGCCAGTCCACGCGCCGCGATGATCTACCAGCACGCGACTAAAGACCGAGATCAAGGCATCGCCGCAGCGCTAGACATGCTGATCGAGGAAGCCCGGGGCAAGATCGGCGGCTGA
- a CDS encoding YqgE/AlgH family protein, with the protein MASGEPHTTRHDNAGKGTGRHAVESLTGHLLVAMPSLRDPNFERTVVFVLAHEADGALGVVLNRPTEALVGDILPGWESLLREPGVLFEGGPVGTDSAICVARARAGVAGFVGFSRVMGQIGTVDLSRDPARVGQRLECVRVYHGYAGWGAGQLEQEIEENSWLVFEALPSDPFRTQPEELWSLVLRRQGGLTAAVANFPPDVALN; encoded by the coding sequence ATGGCGTCGGGAGAGCCGCACACCACGCGGCACGACAATGCGGGGAAGGGCACGGGGCGGCACGCAGTGGAGTCACTGACCGGGCACCTGCTGGTTGCCATGCCCTCGCTCCGGGATCCCAACTTCGAACGTACGGTCGTCTTCGTCCTCGCCCACGAGGCCGACGGAGCGCTCGGGGTGGTGCTGAACCGGCCCACCGAAGCGCTGGTGGGCGACATCCTGCCCGGCTGGGAGTCGCTGCTGCGCGAGCCCGGCGTGCTCTTCGAGGGCGGCCCGGTCGGCACGGACTCGGCGATCTGCGTGGCCCGCGCCCGTGCGGGTGTGGCGGGCTTCGTCGGCTTCAGCCGGGTGATGGGGCAGATCGGCACGGTGGACCTCAGCCGCGATCCCGCGCGGGTCGGCCAGCGGCTGGAATGCGTGCGCGTCTACCACGGCTACGCCGGCTGGGGCGCCGGGCAGCTGGAGCAGGAGATCGAGGAGAACTCCTGGCTGGTGTTCGAGGCCCTGCCCAGCGATCCGTTCCGCACCCAGCCCGAGGAGCTGTGGTCGTTGGTGCTGCGCCGCCAGGGCGGCCTGACCGCCGCGGTGGCCAACTTCCCGCCCGACGTCGCCCTCAACTGA
- a CDS encoding nucleosidase: MTLTGTVTPDRPLIVVALPEEAAHLDTAHPVLLTGVGKVNAALAVSRVLAAGVRPREIVNLGTAGALRPGLAGVHEISRVVQHDFDTATIRAVTGRTFGEALELPGAGPVLATGDVFVSDPALRAALAEHAALVDMEGYAVAAAAAAYGVPLRMIKQVSDEADGEAVTGWAESVDACARILAAWLNEWQHRADPR; encoded by the coding sequence GTGACTCTTACCGGCACCGTGACCCCCGACCGGCCGCTGATCGTCGTGGCGCTGCCGGAGGAGGCGGCGCACCTGGACACCGCACACCCCGTGCTGCTGACCGGGGTTGGCAAGGTCAACGCGGCACTCGCGGTGTCCCGCGTGCTGGCCGCGGGCGTGCGGCCGCGCGAGATCGTGAACCTGGGCACCGCCGGTGCGCTGCGGCCCGGCCTGGCCGGCGTCCACGAGATCAGCCGGGTGGTGCAGCACGACTTCGACACCGCCACGATCCGCGCCGTGACCGGCCGCACCTTCGGCGAGGCGCTGGAGCTGCCGGGCGCCGGGCCGGTGCTGGCCACCGGTGACGTGTTCGTCTCGGACCCGGCGCTGCGGGCGGCACTGGCCGAGCACGCCGCACTGGTCGACATGGAGGGGTATGCCGTCGCCGCGGCGGCCGCCGCCTACGGGGTGCCGCTACGGATGATCAAGCAGGTCAGCGACGAGGCCGACGGCGAGGCCGTCACCGGCTGGGCCGAGTCGGTCGACGCGTGCGCCCGCATCCTCGCCGCCTGGCTGAACGAATGGCAGCACCGCGCTGACCCACGCTGA
- a CDS encoding SRPBCC domain-containing protein, which produces MTELRLDVDLSHPRARVWRALTEQRLLREWFVPTDLTATAGDTFRAFPPPGLAGLATPFDLDVVAVSAQERLAMHWRDDHTHTEVTWSLADTEAGCRLTVLQTGFFGVDGTQRRRELRRSYQFMFGDQLPAALDRLATGEVDLGGVRADLHTAIPRRRETIPLDPMPAPPPASGSKRVRLLSLAGAVVLVVLISTAVAVMIGGNSGGAPGADTEPVYGLGSGVQPGVDGTDPVTAASGTPRPGVPGASPQPGVSASPGGSPLPEATGSPPAGTPLTASYRTIALLGLGGFDTEVTVRNPGAAPRENWTVVLTMPADRAVENRSTSAVNFTQAGPKITVTPVGPARTVAADGSVTFIIRFPALLALGQAITACTVDGIACTGS; this is translated from the coding sequence GTGACCGAGCTGCGACTCGACGTCGATCTCTCCCACCCCCGGGCCAGGGTCTGGCGGGCGCTCACCGAGCAGCGGCTGCTGCGCGAGTGGTTCGTGCCCACCGATCTCACGGCGACCGCGGGGGACACCTTCCGCGCCTTCCCGCCGCCGGGGTTGGCCGGGCTGGCGACACCGTTCGATCTGGACGTGGTGGCGGTGTCGGCGCAGGAACGGCTGGCCATGCACTGGCGCGACGACCACACGCACACCGAGGTCACCTGGTCGCTGGCGGACACCGAGGCCGGCTGCCGGCTGACCGTGCTGCAGACGGGGTTCTTCGGGGTCGACGGCACCCAGCGCCGGCGCGAGCTGCGCCGGTCGTACCAGTTCATGTTCGGCGACCAGCTGCCCGCGGCCCTGGACCGGCTCGCCACCGGCGAGGTCGACCTGGGCGGGGTGCGAGCCGACCTGCACACCGCGATCCCGCGGCGGCGGGAGACGATCCCGCTCGACCCGATGCCCGCACCCCCGCCCGCGAGCGGCTCGAAGCGGGTCCGGCTGCTCTCGCTGGCCGGTGCGGTGGTGCTGGTGGTGCTGATCAGCACGGCGGTGGCGGTCATGATCGGTGGCAACAGCGGCGGCGCGCCCGGCGCCGACACCGAGCCCGTGTACGGGCTGGGCTCCGGCGTGCAGCCGGGAGTCGACGGGACGGACCCCGTCACGGCCGCCTCCGGCACCCCGCGGCCGGGCGTGCCCGGCGCTTCGCCCCAACCGGGGGTGTCCGCCTCGCCGGGCGGCTCGCCGCTGCCTGAGGCGACCGGCTCGCCGCCGGCGGGCACCCCGCTGACCGCGAGCTACCGCACGATCGCGCTGCTCGGGCTGGGCGGGTTCGACACCGAGGTGACGGTGCGCAATCCCGGCGCCGCCCCGCGGGAGAACTGGACCGTCGTGCTGACCATGCCGGCCGACCGGGCGGTGGAGAACCGGTCCACCTCTGCGGTGAACTTCACGCAGGCCGGCCCGAAGATCACGGTGACGCCGGTCGGCCCGGCCCGCACCGTGGCCGCCGACGGATCGGTGACCTTCATCATCCGCTTCCCGGCGCTGCTGGCGCTCGGCCAGGCGATCACCGCCTGCACCGTGGACGGGATCGCCTGCACGGGGAGTTGA
- a CDS encoding SRPBCC domain-containing protein, protein MTVLRLDVELPFPVESVWQALTDRRLLGEWFLQTDLMPVQGGVYRAYPGGDLPGFTAPFDMDVIEVVGPTRLALRWRGEQLHADVVWELSTVAGGSRLRVSQTGFLGIAGQVRRAELQRAYATMFEQRLPALLARQEEAAALPTRRRRSKDIYDAADMPRRPPAVVTVSGAAGTARPPAGASMTALAPGVRPAGGLDPRTPSATIPDPLTRSAASPDPWDTGLDAGAASAAGAHPDRPSEADEGAPLSGGLLARVFHMPVDRRLRLLSAAGAMVLTVLAVTAVATLVLRSPVPAAEPVDSAHGPWSGVQAGESATPSAGARSPSPVGSPSASAAAPSAAASAPAGPGLIEAAAPAMAVSYRTLESWSGGYLGEITIRPAAVLDGWSAAVTLPAGAAVTSAWDRIDFRPDGSRVTFTPQEAHRRLPAGEDFVFAFQVGDPSGATRPEDCVVEGVSCAKR, encoded by the coding sequence GTGACCGTGCTGCGGCTCGATGTGGAGCTCCCCTTCCCGGTGGAGTCGGTGTGGCAGGCGCTGACCGATCGCCGGCTGCTGGGCGAATGGTTCCTGCAGACCGACCTCATGCCCGTGCAGGGCGGCGTGTACCGCGCCTACCCCGGTGGCGACCTGCCCGGGTTCACGGCGCCGTTCGACATGGACGTGATCGAGGTGGTCGGCCCGACGCGCCTGGCGCTGCGCTGGCGCGGCGAGCAGCTGCACGCCGACGTGGTCTGGGAGTTGTCGACCGTCGCGGGCGGCAGCCGGTTGCGGGTGAGCCAGACCGGTTTTCTCGGCATCGCCGGCCAGGTGCGCCGCGCCGAGCTGCAGCGGGCGTACGCGACCATGTTCGAGCAGCGGCTGCCCGCCCTGCTGGCCCGGCAGGAGGAGGCGGCCGCGCTGCCGACCCGCCGGCGGCGCAGCAAGGACATCTACGACGCCGCCGACATGCCCCGCCGCCCGCCGGCCGTGGTGACCGTGTCCGGGGCGGCCGGGACTGCCCGGCCGCCCGCCGGGGCGTCCATGACGGCCCTCGCGCCCGGCGTCCGGCCCGCGGGGGGCCTCGACCCGCGCACGCCGTCTGCGACGATCCCAGACCCGCTTACGCGGTCCGCGGCGAGCCCTGACCCCTGGGACACGGGGCTCGACGCCGGGGCGGCGTCCGCGGCGGGTGCCCACCCGGACCGCCCCTCCGAAGCGGACGAAGGCGCGCCGCTGTCCGGCGGGCTGCTGGCCCGGGTGTTCCACATGCCGGTGGACCGGCGGTTGCGGCTGCTGTCGGCGGCGGGCGCGATGGTGCTCACCGTGCTGGCGGTGACCGCGGTGGCGACGCTGGTGCTGCGCTCGCCGGTCCCGGCGGCGGAACCGGTCGACAGCGCGCACGGTCCCTGGTCCGGGGTGCAGGCGGGGGAGTCCGCGACGCCTTCGGCGGGGGCGCGGTCGCCGAGCCCGGTCGGCTCGCCGAGCGCCTCGGCGGCCGCCCCGTCGGCGGCGGCGTCCGCGCCGGCCGGTCCCGGCCTGATCGAGGCCGCCGCCCCGGCCATGGCCGTCTCGTATCGGACGCTGGAGTCCTGGAGCGGCGGTTACCTCGGAGAGATCACCATCCGGCCAGCCGCCGTGCTGGACGGCTGGTCGGCCGCCGTCACCCTGCCCGCGGGAGCCGCGGTGACCAGCGCGTGGGACCGGATCGACTTCCGGCCGGACGGCTCTCGGGTGACCTTCACGCCGCAGGAGGCGCACCGCCGACTGCCCGCGGGCGAGGACTTCGTGTTCGCCTTCCAGGTGGGTGACCCGAGCGGCGCCACCCGACCGGAGGACTGCGTCGTCGAGGGCGTGAGCTGCGCGAAACGCTGA